In a single window of the Campylobacter hyointestinalis subsp. lawsonii genome:
- a CDS encoding motility associated factor glycosyltransferase family protein — MNIQEKNAKEFDKLQKILAKKITSDQDINIFTKNITAIMSINAKLAKLLLNFKENTEFGAFMGKDPLDLNIINQKNLNYMFEHPKDDVTNQIKEFEDKYARYQTLFFYGLGNGIFYRSILANPSHQRIVVFEPELEIIFIVLNLLDFSKEIYNETFILFYTKIIKPTEIYVVSHYDNVFLNIRNYEYHIYNKFYEQDIYKKDVIRINKLITQNMKQCLLECGNDSSDSLIGIKHVLHNIPEIYSNYSLRTIAIKRRKKNRYAIIVSTGPSLYKQLDLLKKIEPYALIISIDASYPILKKHGIKPDYVVSLERVEPTSKFFEEKVSKFDDDIIFITSSLTHQKTIENLQGRRTCYPFRPLSFEQSLQDRVVGYAGSGPSAAHLGVDLAFWLQARDIIFIGQDLAFGKDGTSHSKGHIYKSTEIDPETSDIIETAKAYGGKGDVKTTKVWNLFRNYFEHQFAMTKRDGTWCVYNCTEGGARIEGTIEKPFKDLADEILSNNQLKIITPVDKISPKITEKNIQKVSNKVKKFIKVGLKIQKQCEKIFKVLAKEVEKAKKLKTLGKEDKINYDKLQEISFKVDEFKLNLNDPIFLDVYYGYCGQFLIHQEMEFAQIAVRNVKTEQEKDDKLLEWVSVQGYWLFSLAGSIDTLINAIKDSSKEWLK; from the coding sequence ATGAATATTCAAGAAAAAAATGCAAAAGAATTCGACAAATTACAAAAAATTCTAGCAAAAAAGATAACTTCAGATCAAGATATAAACATTTTTACAAAAAATATAACAGCCATTATGAGTATAAACGCCAAGTTAGCAAAGTTGCTTTTAAATTTTAAAGAAAACACAGAATTTGGTGCATTTATGGGAAAAGATCCCCTTGATCTAAATATCATAAATCAAAAAAATCTAAACTATATGTTCGAACACCCAAAAGATGATGTAACAAATCAGATAAAAGAATTTGAAGATAAGTATGCACGTTATCAAACTCTATTTTTTTATGGACTTGGTAATGGTATATTTTATCGCTCTATTTTGGCAAATCCTAGCCATCAGCGTATCGTCGTATTTGAACCTGAGCTTGAAATTATATTTATCGTACTAAATTTGCTTGATTTTTCAAAAGAAATTTATAACGAAACTTTTATCTTATTCTATACAAAGATTATTAAGCCTACAGAAATTTACGTCGTATCTCATTACGATAATGTTTTTTTAAATATTAGAAATTACGAATACCACATTTACAACAAATTTTACGAACAAGATATCTACAAAAAAGACGTTATACGCATAAACAAACTTATAACCCAAAATATGAAACAATGTCTTTTAGAGTGCGGAAATGACTCCTCAGATAGTTTAATAGGCATTAAACATGTCTTGCATAATATACCAGAAATTTACTCAAACTACTCATTAAGAACTATAGCTATTAAAAGACGTAAAAAAAACAGATACGCAATCATAGTCTCAACAGGCCCATCTCTTTATAAACAGCTTGATCTGCTTAAAAAAATAGAGCCTTATGCTCTTATCATAAGCATAGACGCCTCATATCCGATCTTAAAAAAACACGGCATAAAGCCTGATTATGTTGTCTCATTAGAAAGAGTCGAGCCTACTTCAAAATTCTTTGAAGAAAAGGTTAGTAAATTTGATGATGACATTATATTTATCACCTCTTCGCTCACTCATCAAAAAACCATTGAAAACTTACAAGGCAGACGGACTTGCTACCCTTTTAGACCTTTATCTTTTGAGCAATCCTTACAAGATAGGGTAGTAGGATATGCAGGAAGCGGTCCAAGTGCCGCACACTTAGGTGTAGATCTTGCTTTTTGGCTACAAGCTAGAGATATAATATTCATAGGTCAAGACCTTGCATTTGGTAAAGACGGCACTAGCCATTCAAAAGGTCATATATATAAATCAACTGAAATCGATCCAGAAACTAGCGATATTATCGAGACGGCTAAGGCTTATGGCGGTAAAGGCGATGTAAAAACTACTAAGGTATGGAATTTATTTAGAAATTATTTTGAGCATCAGTTTGCTATGACAAAAAGAGATGGCACTTGGTGTGTCTATAACTGCACCGAGGGCGGCGCTAGGATAGAGGGCACCATAGAAAAGCCATTTAAAGATCTAGCAGATGAAATTTTAAGCAATAATCAATTAAAAATCATTACGCCAGTTGATAAAATTTCGCCTAAAATCACAGAAAAAAACATTCAAAAAGTTAGCAATAAAGTAAAGAAATTTATTAAAGTGGGCTTAAAAATTCAAAAACAATGCGAAAAGATTTTTAAAGTTTTGGCAAAAGAAGTAGAAAAAGCTAAAAAGCTTAAAACTTTAGGCAAAGAAGACAAGATAAATTATGACAAACTTCAAGAGATATCTTTTAAAGTAGATGAGTTTAAATTAAATTTAAATGATCCTATATTTTTAGATGTATATTATGGCTATTGCGGACAATTTCTCATTCATCAAGAGATGGAATTTGCGCAGATTGCAGTAAGGAATGTAAAAACCGAGCAAGAAAAAGATGACAAACTACTTGAGTGGGTTAGTGTTCAAGGATATTGGCTATTTAGCCTAGCTGGTAGTATTGATACTCTGATAAATGCCATAAAAGACTCATCAAAAGAGTGGTTAAAGTAA